CAGTGCCAAAGAGTGGCTGGATGCAGCAGTCTATCAAGCCAATCAGCTCAATCCCAAATTGAATGCTATCATTCATCGTTTTGACGAGCGCGCTTATGCTGCAGCGCAGGCGGGACTGCCAGCTGGTGTATTTAACGGCGTCCCTTATTTATTAAAAGATTTGTCATTTAGCTTCACTGATGAGCCGATTACGATGGGCAGTCGTAGCGTCAATATCATCTCAAAAAGCGATAGCGAAATCGTCAAGCGTATGAAAGCTACGGGTGTGAACACTTTTGGTAAGACCAATACCCCAGAATTTGGCTTGATTATCACCACTGAGCCAAAAGCACATGGCGTGACACATAATCCTTTTAAAAAAGGCTATAGCTCTGGTGGCTCATCGGGTGGTAGTGCGGCGGCAGTGGCAAGCGGTATCGTACCGATGGCAGGCGCGGGCGATGGTGGCGGCTCGATACGCTTTCCTGCTGCATGGTGTGGTACGTTTGGACTTAAACCCAGTCGTGGACGTAACCCAATGGGTCCCTTATTTGGTGAAGGCTGGGAAGGCGCAGTAGCCGATCATGTAATTACACGTAGCGTGCGTGATAGTGCAGCGATGCTTGATGCGACTAGTGGTGCTGAGATTGGGGCGCCTTATGTCATAGCGCCGCCTAAAGGTACTTTCTTAGAAGCGGCGATGCGCGCTCCACGACAACTGACCATCGCCTTGCATCAACAGCCATTGGTCGCTAATACTATGGTCGATAAGGAAGTGCTTACCGTATTAGAGCAGACAGCTAAGCAGCTAGAAGCCATGGGTCACCGCGTAATACCGGCTGAACCTAATATTAATATTGAACAATTCTGGCATAATTTTTTAGTCGTTGTTTGCGCGCATACTGCGTTTACTATTGATAATATTGAGCGTTGCTATGGTGCGCAGCATATACAAAATCTTGAACCGCAAACGTATAATATGGCAATGTTAGGACGTTCATTATCGGCTGTTGATTTGGCGCACGCCAAGCATGGCTGGCATGATAGCCAATATCAAACCGGTCTTCTGCTAGAGACCTACGATATGATTTTGTGCCCAACCGTTCCAACACCGGCAGTAAAACATGGCGTATTACCACCAAGTCGCATGGACGAAATGCTGATGCGCAGCGCTGGTTTGCTAAATAAAGGCATGGATATGGGCAAATACGCTTTTAGCTCAGGCATGATTGAAAAGTTAAGCTCGCCAGTGCTTGGGAAGATGGGTTTTACCTTATTGGGTAATATTACAGGCTTGCCAGCCATGTCGTTGCCTGTCGGTATGAGTAAAAAAGGTCTGCCGATCGGTATGCAATTGATTGGGCGTATGAATGATGAGACGACGTTATTGAGTGTAGCAGGCGAAATGGAGCGTGGAGGTTTATTTACCAAACTTGCTTTTGAAAAGTAGTGTGGTATACCTGCATATATCTGACGCTTTGATTGAGAGCCTTTAATCAAAGCGATAGATATCCATGCCTAAGCTATGATGCGCCATACTTTGATGCACGACTGAGACACGTTGACCGGCACCTAAGGCAAAAAATAGCGGCAGTAAATGCTCATCACTTGGATGGATATCTTTATAGTCAGGATATTGCTGCCAGTCTAGGGCGCTTGGGATGTCGGTTTTGAGCTGTTGTAGTAGCCAAACTTTAAAATCTTTTGCGGTTTGATCAATACTGTCTGCTTGCCAGCGTAGCGCTTGCAAATTGTGGGTGATATTCCCTGAACCGATAATCAAAATTTGCTCATCACGCAGCCGTGCCAGTTGCGCGCCCAATTGATAGCAGGCGATACTGTCATAATACTGTGGCAAGGATACTTGTACGATAGGAATATCAGCCTGTGGATACAGGTGTAAAAGTGGCGCCCATACCCCATGGTCACTGACACGTAAAGGATTGACCCTACAAACAATACCACGGGCACTCAGTTGCTGCGCCAAGGTCTCAGCAAGTGCTGGATGACCAGCAGCAGGATATTGCAGCTCATATAGCTCTGGAGTAAAACCTGAAAAATCATGCCACGTTTTTGGCTCAGGATTGCTGCTGATCTCAAGTTTCGCGGATTGCCAATGCGCGGACATAATGACGATGGCACGAGGTTTGGGTAAGTTTTGTCCTATACGAGCTAGCGCGCTCGTCGTAGCAGATTGCTCGATAGCCAGCGTCGGTGCACCATGCGATATAAACAGCGCTGGTAACTTAGGGCGCTTTGCCGCGCTCGATATGATAGGCGTATCTGTCCAAGCCGCCGCCGCCGTAATTGGCGTCGATATTAGTGGGCTATGCAAATCGTCGCGATTATCATCGCGTTGCGGATTGATACTTTGGGCATTGGGTGTTGCAGGTTTAGGATGTCTCATGTGGCATTTATTAGGGCGTGCGTCCATTTTTCAATCTGTTGTGTCACTGTGATTGATGATGTTTTCCTACGGGATAGTTTTCTATTGCTACTTTAATTACCACGGTGATAAGGGTGGTTATGATTGATACTCATCGCGCGATATAGC
The window above is part of the Psychrobacter cryohalolentis K5 genome. Proteins encoded here:
- a CDS encoding amidase, yielding MFKEYTQYDALALAALVNAGEVSAKEWLDAAVYQANQLNPKLNAIIHRFDERAYAAAQAGLPAGVFNGVPYLLKDLSFSFTDEPITMGSRSVNIISKSDSEIVKRMKATGVNTFGKTNTPEFGLIITTEPKAHGVTHNPFKKGYSSGGSSGGSAAAVASGIVPMAGAGDGGGSIRFPAAWCGTFGLKPSRGRNPMGPLFGEGWEGAVADHVITRSVRDSAAMLDATSGAEIGAPYVIAPPKGTFLEAAMRAPRQLTIALHQQPLVANTMVDKEVLTVLEQTAKQLEAMGHRVIPAEPNINIEQFWHNFLVVVCAHTAFTIDNIERCYGAQHIQNLEPQTYNMAMLGRSLSAVDLAHAKHGWHDSQYQTGLLLETYDMILCPTVPTPAVKHGVLPPSRMDEMLMRSAGLLNKGMDMGKYAFSSGMIEKLSSPVLGKMGFTLLGNITGLPAMSLPVGMSKKGLPIGMQLIGRMNDETTLLSVAGEMERGGLFTKLAFEK
- a CDS encoding DODA-type extradiol aromatic ring-opening family dioxygenase, producing MRHPKPATPNAQSINPQRDDNRDDLHSPLISTPITAAAAWTDTPIISSAAKRPKLPALFISHGAPTLAIEQSATTSALARIGQNLPKPRAIVIMSAHWQSAKLEISSNPEPKTWHDFSGFTPELYELQYPAAGHPALAETLAQQLSARGIVCRVNPLRVSDHGVWAPLLHLYPQADIPIVQVSLPQYYDSIACYQLGAQLARLRDEQILIIGSGNITHNLQALRWQADSIDQTAKDFKVWLLQQLKTDIPSALDWQQYPDYKDIHPSDEHLLPLFFALGAGQRVSVVHQSMAHHSLGMDIYRFD